CCGTCGGGCCCGACGAGATTCAACTCGATCTCCAGGCCCAGGAGATTCTTCGGGCGGTCGAACCGCTTCTCGGCCAGCAGTCGCTCCAGCCCCGTCAGACACTGTCGGAGCTTGGTGCGGTAGCGCTGGCGAGCGGACAGGTCGAACGGCCCCGCCACGACCTTCTCCCCCATCGGAAGCGTCCCTCCTCCTCGAATGGGCAGGCCGAAGATCGGCCGCTGACGTCCCGGGTCACGTGGGATGATGCCCACCAAACGCGATCGATAACGTCCCACGGGTTCTCGTCACCCGCTACGCTGTCCCAGGGTGACCCGCGGCACATTCGCCCGGCATGGCGCCACAGCCGGTTCAACCCGGGTGACCGGACAGTTTCGCGCACTTGCGAACTCGTGAAAAACGCCGACGATAATTGGCCGACCGCCTCCGGCGCGTCCACCGAGGTCATCGCCGTGCGACCGGCCGGGAATCGGTAGAAACACCACGCAACGCCGACCGAACAGGCCCTTGCTCTTCACGCGGAAAACAGTTAGACGAAACATAGTCAGAACACGTGTCGTATAAACTCCGCGAACAAGGGAAGAGAGTCGGCGCCCAGGTCCTGGTGTCCTGCCATCCAGGTGTCGTACGGCAGGCCGCACCCACGCCGGCGCACCCGGCCCCGCCTCTTCGCCCCCGACAGACTTCGAGAGCTGACAGCGCCGTCCGCCCCCGCCCTCGCGCCACCCTGCCTGTCGAACGAGAGGCGTTCCACCATGCCCCTGCATGTCCCCCCGGCTCCCGCACCCGCACTGCGCACCGTCCTCACGGCACTCGGTTCCCCCACCGCCGTCCGCGAGGCACGCACCCCGTCCCTCCGTACCGCCCAGGGGCCCACCACCCCCGAACTCCCGCTGCCTGTGCACGTCCTGGACCACATCACCCCCGCGGGCGCGTCCGCCACCCGGCTGACCGGGTGGCGCTTCCTGATCCGCAGCGGCGACCGCGCTGTGGCCGCCGCCGAGACCATGCTGACGCCCGACGGCTGGGCCTTCTCGCACTTCTTCGAAGGGCCCTACATCGCCTCCACCGAGCGCGCCCTGCGTCAGGCCGAGGCGATGAAACAGCCCTACCAGGCGCGCCTGCTGTCCGTTCCCGAGCTGTACATGCTCACGCTCTGGCTGCACGGCGACATCACCGCCGACGGAGCCGAGGGCCACCCGGCCGCGACCGACCTGCTCGTCCCGCTGGCGCCCGCCCCGCCCGGTATCGCCGCCCATCGTCCGCACCGGGTCGCCGAACTGCTTCCCGTCCTGACCCATCGGGTGACTCCGGCCCGGCTTCTGAGTCCCTCCGCCTGACCGCGCACGGCACGACACACTCCGTATTCACTTGTGCCCCGCCGTCGAATTCCCGACGGCGGGGCATGTCGCTCTTTCGCGCGGCATTACGCTCGTACGAGCCACTTGGGCTTGCGACCGTCCGGACTAGCCCTATCCGGCCCCCAAGAACCACCCAAAGGGACAGCCCAGTTGGGCTGAACCGTCCGCCCGGGTGATGCGTCTTGAACCTGTGAGAAGCGGTGCGGCCAAATACCTGCGGATTGACGCCCGTGGGGCAACACTGGGTTCAAACCGATTTATCACAACGGGGGGCGGCCATGAACAGTGCTTCGAGCCGCAAGACGGACACCACAGCCATCTCACACTCCACGACAGAGCGAAAGATCCCACCAATGTGCCAGCACCAGCCACCGTGCCCGACAGCTCACTCCACCGACCGGGAGTCCGCCCGCCTCATGGCGCACCACCCGGAACAGGGCTGGAGCCTGCTGTGCAACGGCGTCCTCCTCTTCGAGGACACGGGTGAGCTCCTGCCCGACGGCCAGATCATCGCCCCGCACCGCGTGATGACAGCCGCCTGACGGCCCGCTCGCACGGACGAAGGGCAGCCTCCGTACGTCAGGAGCGACTGCCCGGACAGCTGAACACACGAAGAGGGGCCGGCCCGCAGACATCTGCTGCGAACCGGCCCCGACGCATGCCCGAGGGCGACTACTCCTGGTAAGCGTCCAACGGCGGGCAGGAACAGACCAGGTTCCGGTCGCCGAAGGCCTGGTCGATCCGGCGCACCGGCGGCCAGTACTTGTCGGCCGCCGAGACCCCGGCCGGGAAGACCGCCTCCTCGCGCGTGTAGGCGTGCGTCCACTCCCCGCCGAGCGCGGCGGCGGTGTGCGGCGCGTTCCGCAGCGGGTTGTCGTCGGCCGGCCACTCGCCCGCACCGACCTTCTCGATCTCGCCGCGAATGGCGATCATCGCCTCGCAGAAGCGGTCCAGCTCCCCCAGGTCCTCGGACTCGGTCGGCTCGATCATCAGCGTCCCGGCCACCGGGAACGACATCGTCGGCGCGTGGAAGCCGTAGTCGATCAGCCGCTTGGCGATGTCGTCGACGCTCACGCCCGTCGTCTTGCTGATCGGCCGCAGATCGATGATGCACTCGTGCGCGACCAGCCCGCCGGGCCCGGTGTAGAGGACCGGGAAGTGCGGCTCGAGCCGCCTGGCGATGTAGTTGGCGCTCAGCACCGCCACCTGCGTGGCCCGCTTGAGCCCCTCGCCGCCCATCAGCCGCACGTACGCCCACGAGATGGGCAGAATGCCCGCCGATCCCCAGGGCGCCGCCGAGATCGGCCCCACACCCGTCTCGGGCCCGGCCGCGGGCTGCAACGGGTGGTTGGGCAGATAGGGCGCGAGGTGCTCGCGCACTCCCACCGGGCCGACCCCCGGACCGCCGCCCCCGTGCGGGATGCAGAACGTCTTGTGCAGATTCAGATGCGAGACGTCCCCGCCGAAGTGGCCCGGCTTGGCCAGCCCCACCAGCGCGTTGAGGTTGGCCCCGTCGACGTACACCTGGCCGCCGGCCTCGTGCACCTGGGCACAGATGTCGGCGACATGCTCCTCGAACACACCGTGCGTGGACGGGTACGTGATCATCAGGACCGACAACTCGTCCCGGTACTGCTCGATCTTCGCCCGCAGATCCTCGACGTCGATCTCACCGTCGCCGGCGGTCTTCACCACGACGACCTTCATCCCGGCCATGACGGCGCTGGCCGCGTTGGTCCCGTGCGCGGACGACGGAATCAGACAGACGGTCCGCTGGTCGTCACCGTTGGCCCGGTGGTATCCGCGTACGGCGAGCAGCCCGGCCAGCTCGCCCTGCGAACCGGCGTTCGGCTGCAACGACACCTTGTCGTAGCCGGTGACCTCGGCGAGACGTTCCTCCAGCTCACGGATGAGCGTCAGATAGCCCTGCGCCTGCTCGGCGGGCGCGAAGGGGTGCAGCTGGCCGAACTCTGGCCAGGTGACCGGCTCCATCTCGGTGGTCGCGTTGAGCTTCATGGTGCAGGAGCCCAGCGGGATCATGCCACGGTCGAGCGCGTAGTCCCGGTCGGCGAGCCGGCGCAGGTAGCGCAGCATCGCGGTCTCGGAGTGGTACTGGTGGAAGACGGGGTGCGTGAGGATCTCGTCGGTGCGCAGCAGCGCCTCCGGCAGCGTGTCCCCGGCCTCGGCGTCGAGCGCGTCGATGTCGCCGTCGACTCCGAACGCAGCCCAGACGGCGCCCAGTTGGTCCCGGGTGGTGGTCTCGTCGCAGGAGACCGAGAGTCGGTCGGCGTCGACAAGGTGCACATTGACCCCGTGCTCGCGCGCGGCGGCGGCGACCTCGCCGGCCTTCCCGGGCACCCGCACGGTGAGCGTGTCGAAGTAGGCGCCGTGGACGACCTCGACGCCGCCCGCCGTCAGTCCCGCGGCGAGGATCGTGGCGTACCGGTGGGTGCGCCGGGCGATGATCCGCAGCCCCTTGGGCCCGTGATAGACGGCGTACATGCCGGCCATCACGGCCAGCAGGACCTGCGCCGTGCAGATGTTGCTGGTCGCCTTCTCGCGGCGGATGTGCTGCTCCCGCGTCTGTAGGGCGAGCCGGTACGCCTTGTGCCCGTCCGCGTCCACGGAGACACCCACGAGCCGCCCGGGCAGGCTGCGCGCGAACTGCTCGCGCACGGCCATGTATCCGGCGTGCGGCCCGCCGAAGCCCATCGGCACACCGAACCGCTGGGTCGTCCCGACCGCGATGTCCGCGCCGAGCTCACCGGGCGAGGTGAGCAGCGTCAGGGCCAGCAGATCGGCGGCCACGGTGACCACGGCACCGAGCCCGTGCGCCTGCTCGACGACCGGCTTCAGGTCGCGCACGACACCGGAGGCGCCCGGGTACTGAAGAAGCACCCCGTTGATCTCGCGGGCCGCGATGTCGTCGGGAATGCCCGCGCTCAGGTCGGCGACGACGACCTCGACGCCGGTGGGCTCGGCCCGCGTCTCGATCACGGCGACGGTCTGCGGCAGGGCGTCCGCGTCGACGAGGAAGAGCCCCTTCTTGTTCTTGCCCATACGCCGCGACAGCGACATCGCCTCGGCGGCCGCGGTGCCCTCGTCGAGCAGCGAGGCACCCGAGGTGGGCAGCCCGGTGAGGTCGGCGACCATGGTCTGGAAGTTCAGCAGGGCTTCGAGGCGCCCCTGCGAGATCTCGGGCTGGTACGGCGTGTACGCGGTGTACCAGGCCGGGCTCTCCATCACGTTCCGCAGGATGACCGGCGGGGTGAAGGTGCCGTAGTACCCGAGCCCGATCATGGATCCGAGAACCTGGTTCTGATCGGCCAGCGACCGCAGCTCGGCCAGCACTTCGGCCTCGGTGCGGGCGCCCGGCAGATCGAGGGCGTCGGCGTTCCTGATCACATCCGGGACGGCGGCGGCCGTCAGCTCGTCGAGCGAGCCGTAGCCGACCTGCGCGAGCATCTTGGCCCGGTCCTCGAGGTCCGGCCCGATATGACGTCGCTCGAAGGGCGTTCCCTGTTCGAGTACGGCGAGCGGAGTGCGGTGGGCGGTCATTACGGAGGCCTCCTGGTCGTCGCGACCTTCGAGGGGCACCACGACACGGGTGCCCGAACGGCCTCCCCCTCTGTCATCTCGACCTGAGAGCTTCACCGGGCCGCCAACACACTGACGTCCCGGCTTTCACCGTCGGTGAGAGCGGAAGCCGTCGACATCCGCTCTTCTTTCCAGAGTGACCTCGTCCGTGCGGTACAGGGGCCTGAGAGATTCCGGGGAGGATTTGCTCCTTCGGCGCCCTCCGAGGTTCCGGAGGACTCTCCCGCACGGGATCAGCAGCCATTGGCCAGCCTACCAGCGGGCTCCACGCACACACCTTCGAGTGGCCGCCTCAGCGGATGTGCTCTTTTGTGGTGTTTACGGATGAGTTGCGACCATACGGAGGCGCCGTGCAGACCGACATCGATCCGCGCAACCTGATCGGCCGCAAGGCCTTCGACCGCAACGGCACCAAGATCGGCACGATCGACGAGATCTACCTCGACGACGCGACGGGCGTGCCGGAGTGGGCGGCCATAAGAACTGGGCTGTTCAGCAGGGACGCCTTCGTGCCGCTGGAGCCCAGCGAACTGATCGACGGCACCCTGCGCATCCCCTTCGAGCGAGCCCTGATCAAGGACGCACCCGACTTCGGCGTGGGCCGCCATCTCTCCCCGGAGCAGGAACTCCAGCTCTACCACCACTACGGCCTCGACGTGGCTCCCCCTCCCCCGTTCCCCGACCACGACTTCGGCAGGCTGGCGGGCACGGACGACACCTGATCCACCGATCCTTCCTCCGGACGACCGGGTCTTCGCGGCGGGGCGGCCACCAGCGGCAGCGGATCCGCCGGCTCCAGCGCGGGGTCCTCCGTCCGGAACGTACGCACCCGCCCAGGATGCTCCGAGTACGGCGTCTCGAACCGGACGGTCACCCGTCCCAGCCCGCTCCCCTGCACCCACCCGTGCCCGAAGTCGGCGTGCCGTACGTCGTGCCCGGTGGTCCAGTGCCGCTCGGCGGGCGCCTCCCGCTCCTCGACGGCCTCGCGCTCCGCCTCCTCCAGCGGCTCCAGTGCCGCCAGCTCCCCGGCGGCCTGGGCGAACAGGTCCTCCTGCGTGTAGTCGGCGAGGCCGCTCACCCCGACCCCGAGCAGCCGGACACCCCCGGTGGTGTCCACCGCCTCCAGGAGCCGGGCCGCCGCCTCACGCACCACGGCGGGGTCGTCAGTGGGCCCCCGGAGCGTCTCGGACCGGGTCAGCGTGGAGAAGTCGTACCGCCGCACCTTGAGGACGATGGTCCGCCCGGACAGCCCGGCACCGCGCAACCGCCGTACACACCGGTCCGCCAGCCGCTGCACCTCTGTCCCCACCCGGCCCCGGTCATGGATGTCCACGTCGTACGTGTCCTCGACCGACACGGACTTCGTCTCCCGGTCGGACACCACGGGCCGCTCGTCGCGCGCCAGCGCCATCGCGTACAGCGCGTGCCCGTGGGCCTTTCCCAGCAGCCGTACGAGCTCGTCCTCGCCCGCCTCCGCCAGGTCGTCGACCGTGCTCATCCCGGCCCGCCGCAGATGGTCCCCGGTAGCCGGGCCGACCCCCGGCAGGGTCCGCACCGACATCGGGGCGAGCAGCGCCCGCTCCGTCCCGGGCTCGATCACCACCAGCCCGTCCGGCTTGGCCTGCTCCGAGGCGATCTTCGCGAGCATCTTGGAGGCGGCCAGCCCCACCGATCCCGTGAGGCCCGTGACGGCCCGTATGTCCGCGCGCAGTCTGATCCCTGCCAGCCGCGCCGACGCCTCGTCCCAGGCCGTGTCACCGGCTTCCAGGTCCACGAACGCCTCGTCCAGGCTCAACGGCTCCACCAGGGGCGACAGCTCGTGCAGAAGCTCCATGACCTGCTCGCTGATCGACCGGTAGAAGCCGCCCCTGGGCACGAGATACGCGGCGTTCGGTGCGAGCCTGCGGGCCTGCGCCATCGGCATCGCGGAGTGCACCCCGAAAACCCGGGCCTCGTACGACGCGGTGGCCACCACCCCTCGCGGCCCGAGCCCCCCTACCACCACGGCCTTCCCACGCAGACTCGGCTTGGACGCCTGCTCCGCCGAGGCGAAGAAGGCGTCCATGTCGAG
This genomic interval from Streptomyces sp. B21-083 contains the following:
- a CDS encoding DUF5999 family protein, with translation MCQHQPPCPTAHSTDRESARLMAHHPEQGWSLLCNGVLLFEDTGELLPDGQIIAPHRVMTAA
- a CDS encoding DNA polymerase IV, whose protein sequence is MRNAPTILHLDMDAFFASAEQASKPSLRGKAVVVGGLGPRGVVATASYEARVFGVHSAMPMAQARRLAPNAAYLVPRGGFYRSISEQVMELLHELSPLVEPLSLDEAFVDLEAGDTAWDEASARLAGIRLRADIRAVTGLTGSVGLAASKMLAKIASEQAKPDGLVVIEPGTERALLAPMSVRTLPGVGPATGDHLRRAGMSTVDDLAEAGEDELVRLLGKAHGHALYAMALARDERPVVSDRETKSVSVEDTYDVDIHDRGRVGTEVQRLADRCVRRLRGAGLSGRTIVLKVRRYDFSTLTRSETLRGPTDDPAVVREAAARLLEAVDTTGGVRLLGVGVSGLADYTQEDLFAQAAGELAALEPLEEAEREAVEEREAPAERHWTTGHDVRHADFGHGWVQGSGLGRVTVRFETPYSEHPGRVRTFRTEDPALEPADPLPLVAAPPRRPGRPEEGSVDQVSSVPASLPKSWSGNGGGGATSRP
- the gcvP gene encoding aminomethyl-transferring glycine dehydrogenase, with amino-acid sequence MTAHRTPLAVLEQGTPFERRHIGPDLEDRAKMLAQVGYGSLDELTAAAVPDVIRNADALDLPGARTEAEVLAELRSLADQNQVLGSMIGLGYYGTFTPPVILRNVMESPAWYTAYTPYQPEISQGRLEALLNFQTMVADLTGLPTSGASLLDEGTAAAEAMSLSRRMGKNKKGLFLVDADALPQTVAVIETRAEPTGVEVVVADLSAGIPDDIAAREINGVLLQYPGASGVVRDLKPVVEQAHGLGAVVTVAADLLALTLLTSPGELGADIAVGTTQRFGVPMGFGGPHAGYMAVREQFARSLPGRLVGVSVDADGHKAYRLALQTREQHIRREKATSNICTAQVLLAVMAGMYAVYHGPKGLRIIARRTHRYATILAAGLTAGGVEVVHGAYFDTLTVRVPGKAGEVAAAAREHGVNVHLVDADRLSVSCDETTTRDQLGAVWAAFGVDGDIDALDAEAGDTLPEALLRTDEILTHPVFHQYHSETAMLRYLRRLADRDYALDRGMIPLGSCTMKLNATTEMEPVTWPEFGQLHPFAPAEQAQGYLTLIRELEERLAEVTGYDKVSLQPNAGSQGELAGLLAVRGYHRANGDDQRTVCLIPSSAHGTNAASAVMAGMKVVVVKTAGDGEIDVEDLRAKIEQYRDELSVLMITYPSTHGVFEEHVADICAQVHEAGGQVYVDGANLNALVGLAKPGHFGGDVSHLNLHKTFCIPHGGGGPGVGPVGVREHLAPYLPNHPLQPAAGPETGVGPISAAPWGSAGILPISWAYVRLMGGEGLKRATQVAVLSANYIARRLEPHFPVLYTGPGGLVAHECIIDLRPISKTTGVSVDDIAKRLIDYGFHAPTMSFPVAGTLMIEPTESEDLGELDRFCEAMIAIRGEIEKVGAGEWPADDNPLRNAPHTAAALGGEWTHAYTREEAVFPAGVSAADKYWPPVRRIDQAFGDRNLVCSCPPLDAYQE
- a CDS encoding PRC-barrel domain-containing protein, coding for MQTDIDPRNLIGRKAFDRNGTKIGTIDEIYLDDATGVPEWAAIRTGLFSRDAFVPLEPSELIDGTLRIPFERALIKDAPDFGVGRHLSPEQELQLYHHYGLDVAPPPPFPDHDFGRLAGTDDT